One window of Gemmatimonadota bacterium genomic DNA carries:
- a CDS encoding metal-dependent transcriptional regulator: MPTPAVEDYLKAIYNATTGEGAASTSVVAETLGVSAASVSGMLRRLAEQDLIEYERYYGARLTREGRTAALRTIRRHRILEAFLVEVLGYSWDSVHEEAERLEHAASDELVDHMAAALGDPAEDPHGAPIPESGVEFSEQRWPALSDLDVGERGVVRRVADESPEALRYLGELELRPGARVRVVDRAPLGGPITVRVGGQERVLGREMCDSVRVQRAGARGQVEHV; encoded by the coding sequence GTGCCGACACCGGCCGTCGAGGACTACCTCAAGGCGATCTACAACGCGACCACCGGCGAGGGCGCCGCGTCGACGTCGGTCGTGGCGGAGACGCTGGGCGTGTCCGCCGCGTCGGTGTCGGGCATGCTGCGCCGGCTCGCCGAGCAGGACCTGATCGAATACGAGCGCTATTACGGCGCGCGCCTGACGCGCGAGGGCCGAACCGCGGCGCTGCGCACCATTCGCCGGCACCGGATCCTGGAGGCCTTCCTGGTCGAGGTGCTGGGCTACTCGTGGGACTCCGTGCACGAAGAGGCCGAGCGGCTGGAGCACGCCGCGTCCGACGAGTTGGTGGACCACATGGCCGCCGCCCTGGGCGATCCCGCCGAGGATCCGCACGGCGCCCCGATCCCCGAGTCCGGCGTGGAGTTCAGCGAGCAGCGCTGGCCCGCGCTGTCCGACCTCGACGTGGGCGAGCGCGGCGTGGTGCGGCGGGTGGCCGACGAGAGCCCGGAAGCCCTGCGCTACCTGGGCGAGCTGGAGTTGCGGCCCGGGGCGCGCGTGAGGGTGGTCGACCGGGCGCCGCTCGGCGGCCCCATCACGGTGCGGGTGGGCGGACAGGAGCGCGTCCTGGGCAGAGAGATGTGCGACTCCGTGCGCGTGCAGCGCGCGGGAGCGAGAGGACAGGTGGAGCATGTCTGA
- a CDS encoding multicopper oxidase domain-containing protein — protein sequence MSDKSGDRGMSRRNLLRAGAVGAAGVAVGGAARALQQGASPEQLQGAAQLVSSHGHVASNDAVGDIQPGGFDPTAFLTDFDYGRVSTLADGRTLREYDMVAIDEDIEVAPGVWFPAWTYNGQVPGPTIRCTEGDRLRVNFRNAGSHPHTIHFHGTHPAEADGVFEIVEPGGSYTYEFDAEPFGLHLYHCHAIPLKRHIHKGLYGTFIVDPPGGREPARELVMVMNGFDTNFDGSNEIYAVNTVGFHYQRHPIKLALNELVRVYLVNLTEFDLINSLHMHGNMFRLYRTGTDLERSELTDTVTLCQGERAVLEFSYRFPGRFMFHAHQSEFAELGWMAMFDVSGEEAPVV from the coding sequence ATGTCTGACAAGAGCGGGGACAGGGGCATGTCCCGGCGCAACCTCCTGCGCGCCGGGGCGGTGGGCGCGGCGGGCGTGGCGGTGGGAGGAGCGGCCCGTGCGCTCCAGCAGGGTGCCAGCCCGGAGCAGCTCCAGGGCGCGGCGCAGCTCGTGAGCAGCCACGGCCACGTGGCGAGCAACGACGCGGTGGGCGACATCCAGCCGGGCGGCTTCGACCCGACCGCGTTCCTGACCGACTTCGACTACGGCCGCGTCTCGACCCTGGCCGACGGACGCACGCTGCGCGAGTACGACATGGTCGCGATCGACGAGGACATCGAGGTCGCGCCGGGCGTGTGGTTCCCCGCCTGGACCTACAACGGCCAGGTGCCGGGCCCCACGATCAGGTGCACCGAGGGCGACCGCCTGCGCGTCAACTTCCGCAACGCCGGCAGCCACCCGCACACCATCCACTTCCACGGCACGCACCCGGCGGAGGCGGACGGCGTGTTCGAGATCGTGGAACCGGGCGGCAGCTACACCTACGAGTTCGACGCCGAGCCGTTCGGCCTGCACCTCTACCACTGCCACGCGATCCCGCTGAAGCGCCACATCCACAAGGGCCTCTACGGGACCTTCATCGTCGACCCGCCGGGCGGCCGCGAGCCGGCGCGCGAGCTGGTCATGGTGATGAACGGCTTCGACACCAACTTCGACGGCTCCAACGAGATCTACGCCGTCAACACGGTCGGCTTCCACTACCAGCGCCACCCCATCAAGCTCGCGCTGAACGAGCTCGTGCGGGTCTACCTGGTCAACCTGACCGAGTTCGACCTGATCAACTCGCTGCACATGCACGGCAACATGTTCCGGCTCTACCGCACAGGCACCGACCTGGAGCGCTCCGAGCTGACCGACACCGTCACGCTGTGCCAGGGCGAGCGCGCCGTGCTGGAGTTCAGCTACAGGTTCCCCGGCCGCTTCATGTTCCACGCGCACCAGAGCGAGTTCGCCGAGCTGGGCTGGATGGCGATGTTCGACGTGAGCGGCGAGGAGGCCCCCGTTGTCTGA